A stretch of the Solanum dulcamara chromosome 6, daSolDulc1.2, whole genome shotgun sequence genome encodes the following:
- the LOC129892204 gene encoding mitogen-activated protein kinase kinase kinase 18-like → MDWIRGHTIGHGSTAAVSVAKSRFSDKVFAVKSVELSKSQLLQKEQKILSELRSPYIVRYKGYDVTKEKDKLMFNLMMEYMSGGTLTDEIRKQSGRIEERLMGYYTKQILLGLEYLHSRGIAHCDIKGHNILLGKTGAKIADFGCARWIDDGGAKPIGGTPMFMAPEVARGEEQGCPADIWGLGCTIIEMATGGSPWTNVTNAASLLYRIAFSRQSPEIPKLLSLQARDFLSKCLRRDAKERWTAEELLKHPFLDLNSTSIQDFATSSPTSILDQDIWNESENVDYTILQTLSSPLQRLRDLSSNSGELKWRWNDDERWITVRSSGSE, encoded by the coding sequence ATGGATTGGATCAGAGGCCATACCATAGGCCACGGATCCACAGCCGCCGTCTCGGTTGCCAAGTCACGTTTCTCTGATAAAGTTTTTGCTGTCAAGTCAGTGGAGCTATCGAAGTCGCAGTTGTTGCAAAAGGAGCAGAAAATTCTGTCCGAATTGAGGTCTCCTTATATAGTTAGGTACAAGGGGTACGATGTTACGAAAGAGAAGGACAAACTCATGTTTAATCTTATGATGGAGTATATGTCGGGAGGCACACTTACCGATGAAATTCGGAAACAGAGTGGTCGGATCGAAGAGCGGTTGATGGGGTATTATACGAAGCAAATTCTGCTAGGATTAGAGTATCTACATTCAAGGGGCATAGCACACTGTGACATTAAGGGGCACAACATTTTGTTAGGTAAAACCGGTGCCAAAATTGCCGATTTTGGTTGTGCCAGGTGGATTGATGACGGTGGCGCAAAGCCAATTGGCGGCACACCAATGTTCATGGCACCAGAGGTGGCGCGTGGGGAAGAACAGGGGTGTCCAGCAGATATTTGGGGATTGGGATGTACAATTATTGAAATGGCCACTGGTGGATCGCCATGGACAAATGTGACAAACGCAGCTTCTTTGCTTTACAGAATTGCATTTTCTAGGCAATCCCCAGAAATTCCCAAGTTGTTGTCTTTACAAGCAAGGGATTTCTTAAGCAAATGCTTGAGAAGAGATGCAAAAGAAAGGTGGACGGCTGAAGAGCTCCTCAAACATCCgtttcttgatttgaattctACGTCAATTCAAGATTTTGCGACAAGCTCCCCAACAAGCATTCTTGATCAAGACATATGGAATGAATCAGAAAACGTGGATTATACAATATTACAAACACTTAGCTCTCCTCTACAAAGATTAAGAGATTTGAGTTCAAATTCAGGAGAATTAAAGTGGAGATGGAATGATGATGAGAGATGGATCACAGTTAGAAGCAGCGGTAGTGAATGA